In one window of Clarias gariepinus isolate MV-2021 ecotype Netherlands chromosome 10, CGAR_prim_01v2, whole genome shotgun sequence DNA:
- the LOC128531862 gene encoding cytochrome P450 4V2 — METLFGLYTLGSITSIILLMFVLYSPIKRYIHTWREMKPIPGMEGAFPFIGNALQFKADGGDFFNQIIEGTNEYRHIPLAKVWVGPIPFLVLYHAETIEAVLSNSKHLDKSYPYRFLHPWLGTGLLTSTGDKWRSRRKMLTPTFHFSILTDFLEVMNEQSEILIQKMLKHVDGEPFNCFSYITLCALDIICETAMGKKIYAQSNADSEYVQTVYKMSDIITRRQRSPWWWPDWIYNMLGEGKEHAKRLRILHSFTAGVIKERAECASEGSDSESDHGLRKRRAFLDMLLKTKDDSGTVLSHEDIQEEVDTFMFEGHDTTAASMNWALHLIGSHPEVQKKLQAELQEVFGSSLRPVGVEDLKRLRYLECVIKESLRIFPSVPLFARRICEDCQINGFKVPEGVNAVIIPYALHRDPRFFPEPEEFRPERFLPENSTGRHPYSYIPFSAGARNCIGQRFALMEEKVVLATVLRHFDVQACQSREELRPLGELILRPEKGIWIRLDKRAN, encoded by the exons ATGGAAACTCTGTTTGGATTATACACTCTGGGAAGCATAACTTCTATAATCCTGCTGATGTTTGTGTTATATTCTCCAATTAaaagatacatacatacatggaGGGAGATGAAGCCAATTCCAGGAATGGAAGGCGCCTTCCCATTTATTGGTAATGCTCTGCAGTTCAAAGCCGATGGGGGAG attttttcaaCCAGATTATTGAAGGGACTAATGAATACAGACACATACCTCTTGCGAAGGTCTGGGTGGGACCCATCCCGTTCCTTGTTTTATATCATGCAGAGACAATTGAG GCTGTCCTCAGCAATTCCAAGCATTTAGATAAATCTTATCCCTACAGATTTCTGCACCCTtggcttggcacaggtttactGACCAG TACAGGAGACAAGTGGCGCAGTCGACGCAAAATGCTGACCCCAACATTTCACTTCTCTATCCTCACTGACTTCCTGGAGGTAATGAATGAACAGAGTGAAATTTTGATCCAGAAGATGCTGAAACATGTAGACGGAGAACCATTTAACTGCTTCAGCTACATTACACTCTGTGCCTTGGACATTATATGCG AAACAGCAATGGGCAAAAAGATTTATGCGCAGAGCAATGCTGACTCAGAATATGTCCAGACTGTGTATAA GATGAGTGACATCATTACCCGGAGGCAGAGATCACCATGGTGGTGGCCCGACTGGATTTATAACATGTTAGGAGAGGGTAAAGAGCATGCGAAAAGACTCAGGATTTTACACTCCTTCACTGCAGGT GTGATCAAAGAGAGAGCAGAGTGTGCAAGTGAAGGATCTGATAGTGAGTCAGACCATGGCCTGAGAAAGCGAAGGGCCTTCTTGGACATGCTGTTAAAAACCAAAGATGATTCTGGTACTGTGCTGAGCCATGAAGACATTCAGGAGGAAGTGGACACCTTCATGTTTGAG GGACATGACACCACGGCAGCTTCCATGAACTGGGCCTTACATCTGATAGGCTCTCATCCAGAAGTCCAGAAGAAATTACAGGCAGAGCTACAGGAGGTGTTTG GTTCATCTCTACGCCCTGTGGGAGTGGAGGACCTGAAAAGGCTGCGATATCTCGAGTGTGTCATAAAGGAGAGTCTGCGGATCTTCCCTTCAGTGCCGCTGTTTGCGCGCAGAATCTGCGAGGACTGTCAAATAA ATGGTTTCAAAGTTCCAGAAGGAGTAAATGCTGTGATCATCCCATACGCTCTGCATCGTGATCCTCGTTTTTTTCCAGAGCCTGAGGAATTTAGACCAGAGCGCTTCCTTCCAGAAAACAGCACAGGAAGACACCCATATTCATACATTCCATTCTCCGCCGGTGCTCGAAACTGCATTG GCCAGCGCTTTGCTTTGATGGAAGAGAAGGTGGTTCTTGCTACCGTGTTGCGTCACTTTGACGTCCAGGCGTGTCAGAGTCGTGAAGAGCTGAGACCCCTGGGGGAGCTCATCCTTCGTCCAGAGAAGGGCATCTGGATTCGACTGGACAAGAGGGCCAATTAA
- the fam149a gene encoding protein FAM149A, with protein sequence MQVSVEQIPAPPSAFTASKCFGSLAKSFASNLETHQRLLSRTFPRKKMRKEPDTVNSSQDNRFRKKLLREPSKYSYSGPVQLTRGAHRGLSNDQSVSVCCPSSTGDSSPVSLLTTCSCSAGYATGFSTEHSSIYSWRYDEFDRENTQHVRQLFSALDELLYEGKVCSKSESLRKECEEWNTHSPHLRILGNQLEPPKQEGVQYVHWRPSSTGPVASPPCMDTRDTRDNHSELCVEGHRLAPGSWSDQSVYSGSPLSELSCSLFPQEEEIYEVEGRIEEFLAYDGGETDNEEMDQRKASAVASWDGIPRVSPNTCIRDAVADTVFDDVWREAVSLLEELLRKHQEKPHSDGATRRWMLESSSQFCDPSSHLLSRGSHISQSRGTNSRTMFLWPNPYNVQDSNVFKSNLNGVMTIQAKPLQQRQQGYTERSLCDSDDGSTTLTTLKAPSGISISSHKPSGRRILPRLSGRTVLRQNFPAQSSLRGTRLSTVAEDLLTPPVSAVQNHRLPLIHSDTVEQDCNIPVLRPTQLRGRIMRGGAVHTGSSLPHVKEPTLLLESLSRPNTNHTFRSDTPMKSSYTAMDFTFSMRTGRSLFTGNFSKTGEGTAMGVTGYSMGITSSTANSFSDCAAPPKRRANLLSSSDTEGVNITELGSIGPRKASSRFPIHGRKKFQVVMPQHS encoded by the exons GAAAAAGCTTCTTAGAGAGCCAAGTAAATACAGTTATTCAGGCCCTGTCCAACTCACCAGGGGTGCTCACAGAGGACTATCGAATGATCAGAG TGTCTCGGTGTGTTGTCCGAGCTCCACTGGTGACAGCAGCCCAGTCAGCCTTCTCACAACGTGTTCATGCAGTGCCGGCTACGCCACCGGCTTCTCTACCGAACACAGCTCCATCTACTCCTGGAGATACGat GAGTTTGACCGAGAGAACACTCAGCATGTTCGACAGCTCTTTAGTGCCCTGGATGAACTGCTGTATGAAGGTAAAGTGTGCAGTAAATCAGAGTCTCTTCGCAAGGAGTGCGAAGAGTGGAACACACACTCCCCTCACCTCAG AATTTTAGGCAACCAGTTGGAGCCTCCAAAGCAAGAGGGAGTTCAGTATGTGCACTGGAGACCCAGTAGCACTGGGCCTGTAGCATCACCTCCATGCATGGATACAAGAGACACACGAGACAACCACAGCGA GCTATGTGTTGAGGGCCACAGGTTGGCTCCGGGTTCCTGGTCTGATCAGTCGGTCTATTCTGGGTCGCCTCTTTCAGAGTTATCGTGCTCTCTTTTCCCACAAGAGGAGGAGATCTATGAGGTAGAAGGCAGGATAGAGGAGTTTCTAGCCTATGATGGGGGAGAAAC GGACAATGAGGAAATGGATCAAAGGAAGGCCTCAGCTGTTGCATCCTGGGATGGCATACCCCGCGTGTCCCCCAACACATGTATTCGTGATGCTGTGGCTGATACAGTATTTGATGATGTATGGCGCGAGGCAGTGAGCTTACTGGAAGAGCTATTGCGCAAACACCAGGAGAAGCCGCATTCTG ATGGAGCAACACGGAGATGGATGCTGGAAAGCTCAAGCCAATTCTGTGATCCTTCATCACATCTCCTATCAAGGGGAAGCCACATTTCTCAGAGCAGAGGCACTAATAGCAGGACCATGTTTCTTTGGCCAAACCCCTACAATGTGCAG GACTCAAATGTCTTTAAGTCTAATTTAAACGGTGTTATGACAATCCAAGCAAAACCTTTGCAACAGAGACAGCAGGGATATACAGAAAGGTCACT GTGTGACTCAGATGACGGAAGCACCACACTCACCACCCTGAAAGCCCCAAGTGGAATAAGCATAAGCTCACACAAACCCTCTGGCCGGCGGATTCTCCCAAGACTCAGTGGCAGAACTGTTCTGCGTCAGAACTTCCCAGCACAAAGCTCCCTGCGAGGAACCAGACT ATCCACTGTAGCTGAGGATCTGCTCACCCCACCTGTGAGTGCAGTTCAGAACCACAGACTTCCTCTCATCCACTCCGACACTGTAGAGCAAGATTGTAACATTCCTGTTTTGAGACCTACACAG CTCAGGGGTCGGATCATGAGAGGTGGTGCAGTGCACACGGGTTCCAGCCTTCCACACGTGAAAGAGCCCACTCTACTGCTGGAGTCCCTATCTCGTCCCAACACCAACCACACATTTAGG TCAGACACACCCATGAAAAGTTCCTACACAGCCATGGATTTCACCTTTAGTATGAGGACAGGGAGAAGCCTTTTCACTGGGAACTTCTCCAAAACAG GTGAAGGCACAGCTATGGGTGTAACAGGCTACAGCATGGGCATCACCTCCTCCACAGCAAACAGCTTTTCTGACTGCGCTGCACCACCAAAGAGACGTGCAAATCTTCTGTCTTCCTCTGATACGGAGGGAGTGAACATAACTGAACTCGGATCTATAG GTCCGCGGAAAGCATCAAGTCGGTTTCCGATACATGGGCGGAAGAAGTTTCAGGTGGTAATGCCCCAGCAcagttaa